The following are encoded in a window of Pseudomonas multiresinivorans genomic DNA:
- the ccmE gene encoding cytochrome c maturation protein CcmE: MNPVRKKRLYIVLAIVAGVGVAVSLALSALQENINLFYTPTQIANGEAPHDTRIRAGGMVEKGSLKRSADSLDVEFVVTDFAKEVTVKYRGILPDLFREGQGIVALGKINEAGVLTADEVLAKHDEKYMPPEVTKALKDSGKLEHYEASQSGNAAPQQGSN, translated from the coding sequence GTGAATCCGGTCCGCAAGAAGCGTCTGTACATCGTCCTCGCCATCGTCGCCGGCGTTGGCGTCGCCGTCAGCCTGGCGCTGTCGGCCCTGCAGGAAAACATCAACCTGTTCTACACCCCGACCCAGATCGCCAACGGCGAAGCCCCGCACGACACGCGTATCCGCGCCGGTGGCATGGTGGAGAAGGGGTCGCTCAAGCGCTCGGCGGATTCGCTGGACGTGGAGTTCGTGGTCACCGACTTCGCCAAGGAGGTGACGGTGAAGTACCGCGGCATCCTCCCGGACCTGTTCCGCGAAGGGCAGGGCATCGTCGCCTTGGGCAAGATCAACGAGGCTGGCGTGCTGACCGCCGATGAAGTGCTGGCCAAGCACGACGAGAAATACATGCCGCCGGAAGTCACCAAGGCGCTCAAGGACAGCGGCAAGCTGGAGCATTACGAAGCCAGCCAGAGCGGCAACGCAGCGCCGCAACAGGGGAGCAACTGA
- the ccmD gene encoding heme exporter protein CcmD has product MSFQSFSDFVAMGHHGPYVWSAYAICLVVLAINVVSPIVARRRYLQEEARRLRREASK; this is encoded by the coding sequence ATGAGTTTCCAGTCTTTCTCCGATTTCGTCGCCATGGGACACCATGGCCCTTACGTGTGGTCCGCCTACGCGATCTGCCTGGTGGTCCTGGCGATCAACGTCGTCTCGCCGATCGTGGCGCGCCGGCGTTACCTGCAAGAAGAGGCGCGTCGTCTGCGCCGGGAGGCCAGCAAGTGA
- a CDS encoding heme ABC transporter permease, whose product MMNWTWFHKLGSPKWFYEISGRWLPWFAVAAILLMVAGTVWGLAFAPPDYQQGNSFRIIYIHVPAAFLAQSCYVMLAVAGAIGLIWKMKIADVAVQCAAPIGAWMTFVALVTGAIWGKPTWGAWWVWDARLTSMLILLFLYFGIIALGQAITNRDSAAKACAVLAIVGVVNIPIIKYSVDWWNTLHQPATFTLTEKPPMPPEMWIPLLMMVAGFYCFFTVVLLMRMRLEVLKREARTSWVKAEVERAL is encoded by the coding sequence ATGATGAACTGGACTTGGTTTCACAAACTTGGCTCGCCCAAGTGGTTCTACGAGATCAGCGGACGCTGGCTGCCGTGGTTCGCCGTCGCCGCGATCCTGCTGATGGTCGCCGGCACCGTCTGGGGCCTGGCCTTCGCGCCGCCGGACTACCAGCAGGGCAACAGCTTCCGGATCATCTATATCCACGTGCCGGCAGCGTTCCTCGCCCAGTCCTGCTACGTCATGCTCGCCGTGGCCGGCGCCATCGGCCTGATCTGGAAGATGAAGATCGCCGATGTCGCCGTGCAGTGCGCCGCGCCCATCGGCGCCTGGATGACCTTCGTCGCGCTGGTCACCGGGGCTATCTGGGGCAAGCCAACCTGGGGCGCCTGGTGGGTCTGGGACGCGCGCCTGACCTCGATGCTGATCCTGCTGTTCCTGTATTTCGGCATCATCGCCCTGGGCCAGGCCATCACCAACCGTGACAGCGCCGCCAAGGCCTGCGCCGTGCTGGCCATCGTCGGCGTGGTGAACATCCCGATCATCAAGTACTCGGTGGACTGGTGGAACACCCTGCACCAGCCGGCCACCTTCACCCTGACCGAAAAGCCGCCGATGCCGCCGGAGATGTGGATTCCGCTGCTGATGATGGTCGCCGGCTTCTACTGCTTCTTCACCGTGGTGCTGCTGATGCGCATGCGCCTGGAAGTGCTCAAGCGCGAAGCGCGCACGAGCTGGGTCAAGGCCGAGGTGGAGCGCGCGCTATGA
- the ccmB gene encoding heme exporter protein CcmB, translated as MSNVFTLLLAREARLLFRRPAELANPLVFFAIVIALFPLAVGPESEMLKNLSPGLVWVAALLAVLLSLDGLFRSDFEDGSLEQWVLSPHPLPLLVLAKVLAHWLVSGLALVLLSPLFALMLGLPARCLPDLLLSLLLGTPVLSLLGAVGAALTVGLKRGGLLLALLILPLYIPVLILGSGALQASLQGLPTAGHLLWLASLTALALTLTPFAIAAGLKISVGE; from the coding sequence ATGAGCAACGTCTTCACCCTGTTGCTCGCCCGCGAAGCGCGCCTGCTGTTCCGCCGTCCGGCGGAGCTGGCCAATCCTTTGGTGTTCTTCGCCATCGTCATTGCGCTGTTCCCGCTGGCGGTCGGCCCCGAATCGGAAATGCTCAAGAACCTCTCGCCCGGCCTCGTCTGGGTCGCGGCATTGCTGGCGGTACTGCTGTCGCTGGACGGCCTGTTCCGCAGCGATTTCGAGGATGGTTCCCTGGAGCAGTGGGTCCTTTCGCCGCACCCCCTGCCACTACTGGTCCTGGCCAAAGTACTGGCACACTGGCTGGTTTCAGGGCTGGCCCTGGTGCTGCTTTCGCCGCTGTTCGCCCTGATGCTGGGCCTGCCGGCGCGCTGCCTGCCGGACCTGCTGCTGTCGCTGCTGCTGGGTACGCCGGTGCTGAGCCTGCTGGGCGCCGTGGGCGCCGCACTCACCGTCGGGCTCAAGCGTGGCGGCCTGCTGCTGGCCTTGCTGATCCTGCCGCTCTACATTCCGGTGCTGATCCTGGGCAGCGGAGCGCTTCAGGCGTCGCTGCAGGGGCTGCCCACCGCCGGGCACCTGTTGTGGCTGGCCAGCCTGACGGCGTTAGCATTGACGCTGACGCCCTTTGCCATCGCCGCCGGGCTGAAGATCAGCGTCGGCGAGTGA
- the ccmA gene encoding cytochrome c biogenesis heme-transporting ATPase CcmA, whose protein sequence is MPLNHPLLETVALACERDWRMLFERLDLRLGAGEMLQIAGPNGSGKTSLLRLLSGLMQPTAGDVLLNGKPLTEQRHELARLLLWIGHAAGIKGLLTAEENLAWLCALHQPANRDAIWQALEAVGLRGFEDVPCHTLSAGQQRRVALARLYLEAPPLWILDEPFTALDKQGVAQLEEHLAGHCERGGLVVLTTHHTLERMPSGYRALDLGQHAREAAR, encoded by the coding sequence ATGCCCTTGAACCATCCCCTCCTCGAAACCGTGGCGCTCGCCTGCGAGCGGGACTGGCGCATGCTGTTCGAGCGTCTCGATTTGCGACTGGGCGCGGGCGAGATGCTACAGATCGCCGGCCCCAACGGCAGCGGCAAGACCAGCCTGCTGCGCCTGCTCAGCGGATTGATGCAGCCCACCGCCGGTGATGTGCTGCTCAACGGCAAGCCGCTTACCGAGCAGCGCCACGAACTGGCCCGGCTGCTGTTGTGGATCGGCCACGCCGCCGGCATCAAGGGCCTGCTCACCGCCGAAGAGAATCTCGCCTGGCTTTGCGCGCTGCACCAGCCGGCCAACCGCGATGCCATCTGGCAAGCGCTGGAAGCTGTCGGCCTGCGCGGTTTCGAGGACGTTCCCTGCCATACCCTGTCCGCCGGCCAGCAGCGCCGCGTGGCCCTGGCGCGCCTGTACCTCGAGGCGCCGCCGCTGTGGATCCTCGACGAACCCTTCACCGCCCTGGACAAGCAGGGCGTGGCGCAGCTCGAAGAGCACCTCGCCGGCCATTGCGAGCGCGGAGGCCTGGTGGTGCTGACCACCCACCACACCCTGGAGCGTATGCCTTCAGGCTATCGCGCCCTCGACCTGGGCCAGCACGCACGGGAGGCGGCGCGATGA
- a CDS encoding flagellar hook-length control protein FliK — protein sequence MPSEIGASRPLPPTPSLRSTQNAAELTLKLAQSLGDLLPPGDKAHAEVLAVRDGQVNFQLLLRLTMASGQQALVVAESSQALPKGSTLQLSTLNQTSLAATLLTQPSLGSLGLGGASQTPLGSLDLDVLPVGTLIQGKVDASQLVALGKAEQVVYKVLVTLLNTPLAGRQLSIESPNPLPLNSLLSARVQDQQALQFLPMNARLEQLDLSLQLSAQQSRQGPLDGLLKALQGAGSNPDVSPELRQSVDKLLGALPDIRQLSDAKGVAQAFQQSGAFLEGQMLRGVESLPLDLKANLLRLIAQLLPAVQGGTAAAVLNNLPGNAMAGASNLAQAMPAFVRNALGVIGQTSGRTPSAISFPLPSRLARELEQEGDLESLLKLAAAAVSRLQTHQLGSLAQSDVLPDGTVVNTWQLEIPLRHQQQMVPIQVRIQQEEKDSPAGEREQQTRDMLWRVDLAFDLDSLGPLQVQATLAHGSIGTQLWAERSTTASLIDGELGTLRQRLSDAGLTVGELSCRQGKPPQGARTAVEQRWVDETA from the coding sequence ATGCCGAGCGAAATTGGCGCTTCCCGTCCGCTACCGCCTACGCCGTCGCTGCGCAGCACGCAGAACGCCGCCGAGCTGACGCTCAAGCTCGCGCAAAGCCTGGGCGACCTGCTGCCGCCGGGGGACAAGGCCCATGCGGAAGTGCTGGCGGTACGCGACGGGCAGGTGAATTTCCAGTTGCTGCTGCGCCTGACCATGGCCAGCGGCCAGCAGGCCCTGGTGGTAGCGGAAAGCTCCCAGGCGCTGCCCAAGGGCAGCACTCTTCAGTTGTCGACACTGAACCAGACCAGCCTCGCCGCCACCCTGCTGACCCAGCCAAGCCTGGGCTCGCTGGGCCTGGGCGGCGCCAGCCAGACGCCGCTGGGCAGCCTCGACCTCGACGTATTGCCGGTCGGCACGCTGATCCAGGGCAAGGTCGATGCCAGCCAGTTGGTCGCCCTCGGCAAGGCCGAACAGGTGGTTTACAAAGTCCTGGTGACGCTGCTCAACACTCCGCTGGCCGGGCGCCAGCTGAGCATCGAATCGCCCAACCCGCTACCGCTCAACAGCCTGCTCAGCGCCCGCGTGCAGGACCAGCAGGCCTTGCAGTTCCTGCCGATGAATGCGCGCCTGGAGCAGCTCGACCTGAGCCTGCAGCTCAGCGCCCAGCAGAGCCGCCAGGGCCCGCTGGACGGACTGCTCAAGGCGCTGCAGGGCGCTGGCAGCAACCCGGACGTGAGCCCCGAACTGCGTCAGTCGGTGGACAAGTTGCTCGGCGCACTGCCGGACATTCGCCAGCTCAGTGACGCCAAAGGCGTGGCCCAGGCCTTCCAGCAGAGCGGCGCGTTCCTCGAAGGGCAGATGCTGCGCGGTGTCGAAAGCCTTCCCCTGGACCTCAAGGCCAACCTGCTGCGGCTGATCGCCCAGCTGCTGCCTGCCGTACAGGGCGGCACGGCAGCGGCCGTGCTGAACAATCTGCCGGGCAACGCCATGGCCGGAGCCAGCAATCTGGCGCAGGCCATGCCGGCCTTTGTGCGCAACGCCCTGGGTGTCATCGGCCAGACCAGCGGGCGCACGCCGTCAGCGATCAGCTTTCCGCTCCCCAGCCGGTTGGCCAGAGAACTGGAACAGGAAGGTGATCTCGAATCGCTGCTCAAACTCGCCGCGGCCGCGGTTTCGCGTCTGCAGACACACCAGTTGGGCAGCCTGGCGCAAAGCGACGTTCTCCCCGACGGCACCGTGGTGAATACCTGGCAGCTGGAAATCCCCCTGCGCCACCAACAGCAGATGGTGCCGATTCAGGTGCGTATCCAGCAGGAAGAAAAGGACAGCCCGGCCGGCGAGCGCGAGCAGCAGACCCGCGACATGCTCTGGCGCGTCGACCTGGCATTCGACCTGGACAGCCTCGGCCCGCTGCAGGTCCAGGCCACCCTGGCCCACGGCAGCATCGGCACCCAGCTGTGGGCCGAGCGCAGCACCACCGCCAGCCTTATCGATGGCGAACTGGGCACCCTGCGCCAACGCCTGAGCGACGCCGGCCTGACCGTGGGCGAGCTGAGCTGCCGCCAGGGCAAGCCGCCGCAGGGTGCGCGGACGGCAGTGGAACAGCGCTGGGTGGATGAGACCGCATGA
- a CDS encoding EscU/YscU/HrcU family type III secretion system export apparatus switch protein, with product MKKARKAPRQVIALNYDGQSAPTLTAKGDDELAETILAIARHHEVPIYENGELVRLLARLELGDAIPEALYRTIAEIIAFAWYLKGKSPLNDKPGAPPDAMPLLLEGPDSRRQ from the coding sequence ATGAAGAAGGCCAGGAAAGCCCCACGCCAGGTCATCGCGCTCAACTATGACGGGCAGAGCGCGCCGACCCTCACCGCCAAGGGTGACGACGAACTGGCGGAAACCATCCTCGCCATCGCCCGCCACCACGAAGTGCCGATCTACGAGAATGGCGAACTGGTGCGCCTGTTGGCGCGCCTGGAGTTGGGCGACGCGATTCCCGAGGCGCTCTACCGCACCATCGCCGAAATCATCGCCTTCGCCTGGTATCTCAAGGGCAAGAGCCCGCTGAACGACAAGCCAGGGGCGCCGCCGGACGCGATGCCCCTGTTGCTGGAAGGGCCGGACTCCCGGCGTCAGTGA
- a CDS encoding DUF2802 domain-containing protein, whose amino-acid sequence MLIALVVLGIVCAGLALACVWLSGRQRAQEAQATELAKQLAVFEQRLKEQGKRIESYQQINIRMGEELRELTKQVAPLPERLVRIEQRDPTSLSFSQAARLVGMGASPEDLTQSCGLSQAEAELVARLHQGKARD is encoded by the coding sequence GTGCTGATCGCCCTGGTGGTACTCGGTATCGTCTGCGCCGGCCTGGCGCTGGCCTGTGTCTGGCTGTCCGGCCGGCAGCGCGCCCAGGAGGCGCAGGCCACCGAACTGGCCAAGCAGCTGGCGGTGTTCGAGCAGCGCCTGAAAGAGCAGGGCAAGCGCATCGAGTCTTACCAGCAGATCAATATCCGCATGGGCGAAGAGCTGCGCGAGCTGACCAAACAGGTCGCGCCGCTGCCCGAACGCCTGGTGCGCATCGAGCAGCGCGATCCCACCAGTCTGTCCTTCAGTCAGGCTGCGCGCCTGGTCGGCATGGGCGCCAGCCCCGAAGACCTGACCCAGAGCTGTGGCCTGTCCCAGGCCGAGGCCGAGCTGGTCGCCCGCCTGCATCAGGGCAAGGCGCGCGACTGA
- a CDS encoding chemotaxis protein CheW produces MKKTSAQGAEDPILQWVTFRLDNETYGINVMQVQEVLRYTEIAPVPGAPSYVLGIINLRGNVVTVIDTRQRFGLDPAPVSDNTRIVIIEADKQVVGILVDSVAEVVYLRQSEIETAPNVGNEESAKFIQGVCNKNGELLILVELDKMMTEEEWSELESI; encoded by the coding sequence ATGAAGAAAACGTCAGCGCAAGGTGCCGAAGATCCGATTCTGCAGTGGGTCACCTTCCGCCTGGACAACGAGACCTACGGCATCAACGTGATGCAGGTCCAGGAAGTGCTGCGCTACACCGAAATCGCGCCGGTCCCCGGTGCCCCGAGCTACGTGCTGGGCATCATCAACCTGCGCGGCAACGTGGTCACCGTGATCGACACCCGCCAGCGCTTCGGCCTGGACCCGGCGCCGGTCTCGGACAACACTCGCATCGTCATCATCGAGGCGGACAAGCAGGTCGTGGGCATCCTGGTCGACAGCGTCGCCGAGGTCGTCTACCTGCGCCAGTCCGAGATCGAGACTGCGCCGAACGTCGGTAACGAGGAATCGGCCAAGTTCATCCAGGGCGTCTGCAACAAGAACGGCGAGCTGCTGATCCTGGTCGAGCTGGACAAGATGATGACCGAGGAAGAGTGGTCGGAGCTGGAGAGCATCTGA
- a CDS encoding CheW domain-containing protein, whose protein sequence is MSRSATATRPQLALQSYLDALLQEATFEDFAAEPLAQPVAAPVVPVPIAAVALVVSEPVAPLTAEPQAAVMQAPETSVSLDEFEAAVLEEQVRDARLSGVARVPFAEPKVIEALLPEPVAPVIEAPIADEPPAQIGQIIDLHQPGSAEMPAAPLKLLDDGRPVWAAEPFECLLFDVAGLTLAVPLVCLGSIYPLAGHDLTPLFGQPDWFLGILPGQNGNLKVLDTARWVMPERYRDDYREGLQYVISVQGYEWGLAVHQVSRSVRLDPSEVKWRSQRQQRPWLAGTVIDQMCALLDVSALAELIASGAAKRLKP, encoded by the coding sequence ATGAGTCGTTCCGCTACCGCCACTCGCCCCCAGCTCGCGCTGCAGTCCTACCTGGACGCGCTGCTGCAGGAGGCCACTTTCGAAGACTTCGCCGCGGAACCGCTGGCGCAGCCCGTTGCCGCACCCGTTGTGCCGGTTCCGATCGCCGCGGTGGCACTGGTGGTCAGCGAGCCGGTCGCGCCACTCACCGCCGAGCCTCAGGCAGCGGTGATGCAGGCGCCGGAAACCAGCGTCAGCCTCGACGAATTCGAAGCGGCCGTGCTTGAAGAGCAGGTTCGTGATGCGCGCCTGAGCGGTGTCGCCCGCGTGCCATTTGCCGAACCCAAGGTCATCGAGGCCCTGTTGCCCGAACCGGTCGCCCCGGTCATCGAGGCGCCGATTGCCGACGAGCCGCCTGCGCAGATCGGCCAGATCATCGACCTGCACCAGCCCGGCAGCGCCGAGATGCCCGCCGCGCCGCTGAAGCTGCTCGACGATGGTCGTCCGGTATGGGCTGCCGAGCCCTTCGAGTGCCTGCTGTTCGACGTCGCCGGCCTGACCCTGGCGGTGCCGCTGGTCTGCCTGGGCTCAATCTACCCGCTGGCGGGGCACGACCTGACCCCGCTGTTCGGCCAGCCGGACTGGTTCCTCGGCATCCTGCCGGGGCAGAACGGCAACCTCAAGGTGCTCGATACCGCGCGCTGGGTGATGCCCGAGCGCTACCGCGACGACTACCGCGAGGGGCTGCAATACGTGATTTCCGTGCAGGGCTACGAGTGGGGGCTGGCCGTGCACCAGGTCAGCCGCTCGGTGCGCCTGGACCCGTCCGAGGTGAAGTGGCGCAGCCAGCGCCAGCAGCGCCCGTGGCTGGCTGGCACGGTGATCGACCAGATGTGCGCGCTGCTGGATGTCTCGGCGCTGGCCGAGCTGATTGCCAGTGGCGCGGCGAAGCGCCTGAAGCCCTGA
- a CDS encoding ParA family protein, which yields MKVWAVANQKGGVGKTTSSIALAGLLADAGKRVLIVDLDPHGSMTSYFGHDPDSLEHSVFDLFLHQGNVPEGLPESLLLPTSHENIRLLPSSTALATLERQSPGQNGLGLVIAKSLAQLWNEFDYAIIDSPPLLGVLMVNAMAASQHLVIPVQTEFLALKGLERMVNTLKMVNRSRKQALPFTIVPTLFDRRTQASLGTLRVLRDTYPDTLWQAFIPVDTKLRDASRLGMVPSRNDGNSRGVIAYRALLKHLLAHVPASQVA from the coding sequence ATGAAAGTCTGGGCGGTAGCCAACCAGAAAGGTGGCGTCGGCAAGACCACTTCCTCCATAGCCTTGGCGGGCCTGCTGGCGGATGCCGGCAAGCGCGTGCTGATCGTCGACCTGGACCCCCACGGCTCGATGACCAGCTATTTCGGCCACGACCCGGACAGCCTGGAACACAGCGTGTTCGACCTGTTCCTGCACCAGGGCAACGTGCCTGAGGGACTGCCAGAGTCGCTGCTGCTGCCCACCAGCCACGAGAACATCCGCCTGCTGCCATCGAGCACCGCGCTGGCCACCCTGGAGCGCCAGTCGCCGGGGCAGAACGGCCTGGGCCTGGTGATCGCCAAGAGCCTGGCGCAGCTGTGGAACGAATTCGACTACGCGATCATCGACAGCCCGCCGCTGCTGGGTGTGCTGATGGTCAATGCCATGGCGGCCAGCCAGCACCTGGTGATCCCGGTGCAGACCGAGTTCCTCGCTCTCAAGGGCCTGGAGCGCATGGTCAATACCCTGAAGATGGTCAACCGCTCGCGCAAGCAGGCGCTGCCGTTCACCATCGTGCCGACCCTGTTCGACCGCCGTACCCAGGCTTCCCTGGGCACCCTGCGGGTATTGCGCGATACCTACCCGGACACGCTGTGGCAAGCCTTCATTCCGGTGGACACCAAGCTGCGCGACGCCAGCCGCCTGGGCATGGTGCCGTCGCGCAACGACGGCAACAGCCGCGGCGTGATCGCCTACCGTGCGTTGCTCAAGCATCTGCTGGCCCATGTGCCGGCGAGCCAGGTAGCCTGA
- the motD gene encoding flagellar motor protein MotD: MPRRRRHEEHENHERWLVSYADFITLLFAFFVVMYSISSINEGKYKILSETLTGVFNQPDRSIRPIPVGEERPRTQQPDQSITEPQDEGQAQGSPDTLQQISDSVRQAFGDLISSEQLSVRGNEFWIEITLNSSLLFPSGDAIPNDAAFAIIEKVARILAPYRNPVHVEGFTDNVPIHNSQYPTNWELSAARAASIVRMLAQDGLDAGRLAAVGYGEFQPVADNATADGRARNRRVVLVISRNLEVRRSISGVGSGKAQPDPALRHAGTQPAPVLASEAPASGAVNSSSSATGQ; this comes from the coding sequence ATGCCTCGCCGCAGACGCCATGAGGAACACGAGAATCACGAACGCTGGCTGGTGTCCTACGCGGACTTCATCACCCTGCTGTTCGCCTTCTTCGTGGTGATGTACTCGATCTCCTCGATCAACGAGGGCAAGTACAAGATCCTCTCGGAAACCCTGACCGGCGTGTTCAACCAGCCGGACCGGTCGATTCGCCCGATTCCCGTCGGCGAGGAGCGCCCGCGCACCCAGCAGCCGGACCAGTCGATCACCGAGCCGCAGGACGAAGGGCAGGCCCAGGGCAGCCCCGATACCCTGCAGCAGATCAGCGACAGCGTGCGCCAGGCGTTCGGCGACCTGATCTCCAGCGAACAGCTGTCGGTGCGCGGCAACGAGTTCTGGATCGAGATCACCCTCAATTCCAGCCTGCTGTTCCCCAGCGGCGACGCGATTCCCAATGACGCCGCCTTCGCCATCATCGAGAAGGTCGCCAGGATTCTGGCGCCGTACCGCAACCCGGTGCACGTCGAAGGCTTCACCGACAACGTGCCGATCCATAATTCGCAGTACCCGACCAACTGGGAACTGTCCGCGGCCCGCGCCGCCAGCATCGTGCGCATGCTTGCCCAGGACGGCCTCGACGCCGGTCGGCTGGCAGCGGTGGGCTATGGCGAATTCCAGCCAGTGGCGGACAATGCCACGGCGGATGGTCGCGCACGCAACCGCCGGGTGGTGCTGGTGATCTCCCGCAACCTGGAGGTGCGCCGCAGCATCAGCGGTGTCGGTAGCGGCAAGGCGCAGCCGGATCCGGCATTGCGGCATGCTGGCACGCAACCTGCACCAGTGCTTGCCAGTGAGGCGCCCGCCAGTGGCGCCGTCAATTCTTCGTCATCGGCCACAGGGCAATGA
- a CDS encoding flagellar motor protein, which produces MDVLSLVGLILALVAIIGGNFLEGGHVGALANGPAALIVVGGTLAAALLQTPVAVLKRALTMLRWMVLPPKVDLVGGINHVVGWSMTARKEGLLGLETVADAERDPYARKGLQLLVDGTEPEAIRSILEVDLYNQESRDLAAAKVFEAMGGYSPTIGIIGAVMGLIHVMGNLADPSQLGNGIAVAFVATIYGVGLANLLLLPIGNKLKSIVLRQSCYREMLMEGLLSIAEGENPRSIELKLQGFVG; this is translated from the coding sequence ATGGATGTCCTCAGCCTGGTCGGCCTGATCCTCGCGCTGGTTGCCATCATCGGTGGCAACTTCCTCGAGGGCGGGCACGTCGGTGCCCTGGCCAACGGCCCGGCAGCGCTGATCGTGGTAGGCGGCACTCTCGCCGCCGCCTTGCTGCAGACGCCCGTGGCAGTGCTCAAGCGCGCGCTGACCATGCTGCGCTGGATGGTCCTGCCGCCCAAGGTCGACCTGGTTGGCGGTATCAACCATGTGGTCGGCTGGAGCATGACGGCGCGCAAGGAAGGCCTGCTGGGCCTGGAAACCGTCGCCGACGCCGAGCGCGACCCCTATGCGCGCAAGGGCCTGCAACTGCTGGTGGACGGCACCGAGCCCGAGGCCATCCGCAGCATCCTCGAAGTCGACCTGTACAACCAGGAAAGCCGCGACCTCGCGGCGGCCAAGGTGTTCGAAGCCATGGGTGGCTACTCGCCGACCATCGGCATCATCGGCGCGGTGATGGGCCTGATCCATGTGATGGGCAACCTCGCCGACCCCAGCCAGTTGGGCAACGGCATTGCCGTGGCCTTCGTCGCCACCATCTATGGCGTCGGCCTGGCCAACCTCCTGCTGCTGCCCATCGGCAACAAGCTCAAGAGCATCGTGCTGCGCCAGTCGTGTTACCGCGAAATGTTGATGGAGGGCCTGCTGTCCATCGCCGAAGGCGAGAACCCGCGCTCCATCGAGCTGAAGCTGCAAGGCTTCGTCGGCTGA
- a CDS encoding protein-glutamate methylesterase/protein-glutamine glutaminase, whose protein sequence is MAVKVLVVDDSGFFRRRVSEILSADPQIQVVGTATNGREAIDQALALKPDVITMDYEMPLMDGITAVRTIMQRCPTPVLMFSSLTHEGARVTLDALDAGAVDYLPKNFEDISRNPDKVRQLLCEKVHTIAKSNRRFAAYSSYSSTPTSAAPAASSTARHAAPASSGSSHAPATPAPAPSAAPKRKPYRLVAIGTSTGGPVALQRVLTQLPANFPAPLVLIQHMPAAFTKAFAERLDKLCKITVKEAEDGDILRPGVALLAPGGKQMMVDARGAIRILPGDERLNYKPCVDVTFGSASKAYGDKVLAVVLTGMGADGREGARMLKQGGAQVWAQDEASCVIYGMPMAIAKAGLADAVYSLDDIGRHLTEACG, encoded by the coding sequence ATGGCTGTCAAAGTCCTGGTGGTGGACGATTCGGGGTTCTTCCGCCGCCGCGTCTCGGAGATTCTTTCGGCTGATCCGCAGATCCAGGTGGTCGGCACGGCGACCAACGGCCGCGAGGCGATCGATCAGGCGCTGGCGCTCAAGCCCGACGTGATCACCATGGACTACGAGATGCCGCTGATGGATGGCATCACCGCCGTACGGACCATCATGCAGCGCTGTCCGACGCCGGTCCTGATGTTCTCCTCGCTGACCCACGAGGGTGCGCGGGTGACTCTGGACGCGCTCGACGCCGGCGCCGTCGATTACCTGCCGAAGAACTTCGAGGACATCTCGCGCAACCCGGACAAGGTCCGCCAGTTGCTGTGCGAGAAGGTCCACACCATCGCCAAGAGCAACCGCCGCTTTGCTGCGTACTCTTCCTATTCCAGTACGCCGACTTCAGCCGCACCTGCGGCCAGTAGCACCGCGCGCCATGCCGCTCCCGCTTCCTCGGGCAGCAGCCATGCGCCAGCGACTCCGGCTCCGGCGCCTTCCGCCGCCCCAAAGCGTAAGCCCTACCGGCTGGTGGCCATCGGCACTTCGACCGGTGGGCCGGTGGCGCTGCAGCGGGTTCTGACCCAGCTGCCTGCCAACTTCCCTGCGCCGCTGGTGCTGATCCAGCACATGCCGGCGGCCTTCACCAAGGCCTTCGCCGAGCGCCTGGACAAGCTGTGCAAGATCACCGTCAAGGAAGCCGAGGATGGCGACATCCTGCGTCCCGGCGTGGCGTTGCTGGCTCCCGGCGGCAAGCAGATGATGGTCGACGCACGGGGCGCGATCCGCATTCTCCCCGGCGACGAGCGCCTGAACTACAAGCCCTGTGTCGACGTGACCTTCGGTTCCGCGTCCAAGGCCTATGGCGACAAGGTGCTGGCGGTGGTTCTCACCGGCATGGGCGCCGACGGCCGCGAAGGTGCGCGCATGCTCAAGCAGGGCGGCGCCCAGGTCTGGGCGCAGGATGAGGCCAGCTGCGTGATCTACGGCATGCCCATGGCGATCGCCAAGGCCGGCCTGGCCGATGCGGTGTACAGCCTGGACGACATCGGCCGTCACCTGACCGAGGCCTGCGGCTGA